One Clostridium estertheticum DNA segment encodes these proteins:
- a CDS encoding GNAT family N-acetyltransferase — protein MKEYKIIKIDNQNYPMFDDMVFWRINGKQRTYSEKSEVANNNFSDVYVALTNSNLYVYAALDNDKFVGWISIIYMPKVGRLNGLGHLYIDELWVEPTYRKQNIANRLLEKADELLNTTESVGVRLYVNTENLSAKKLYVKCGFSESGTAYFMEKTEYHTVQN, from the coding sequence ATGAAAGAATATAAAATTATAAAAATAGATAATCAAAACTATCCTATGTTTGATGATATGGTGTTTTGGCGTATTAATGGAAAGCAAAGAACATATTCTGAAAAATCAGAGGTAGCAAATAATAATTTTAGTGATGTGTATGTGGCACTTACAAATTCGAATTTATATGTTTATGCTGCATTAGATAACGATAAATTTGTTGGTTGGATATCAATAATTTATATGCCAAAGGTAGGTAGGTTAAATGGCTTGGGACATTTATATATTGATGAATTGTGGGTTGAGCCCACATATCGAAAACAGAATATAGCAAATAGGCTCCTGGAAAAGGCTGATGAATTATTAAATACAACAGAATCCGTAGGTGTTCGTTTATATGTAAATACAGAAAATTTAAGCGCAAAAAAATTGTACGTAAAATGTGGCTTTTCGGAAAGTGGTACAGCTTATTTTATGGAAAAAACTGAGTATCATACGGTTCAGAACTAA
- a CDS encoding GNAT family N-acetyltransferase — MIIENKRIEGISLTWILRCPTKYDAIELSKLRVKIDGETENLDRESGEGLLTPEDFEKLIYEDSIAEKTLFLVAEVAGMIVGFTRCEGSKLSRFRHKSEFGICISKEYWGHGIGKVLLEEVLIWADTVGIKKISLTVVQTNTKAIQLYKRYRFVEEGLLIKDRIHKDGDYYNTVIMGRLLDK; from the coding sequence ATGATTATTGAAAACAAAAGAATAGAAGGTATAAGTCTAACATGGATACTTCGTTGTCCAACAAAATATGATGCAATTGAATTATCTAAATTAAGAGTTAAAATTGATGGAGAGACAGAAAATCTTGATAGAGAATCTGGTGAAGGTCTATTAACGCCAGAAGATTTCGAAAAACTTATTTATGAAGATTCAATAGCGGAAAAAACTTTATTTTTAGTTGCAGAAGTAGCAGGTATGATTGTTGGATTTACTCGTTGCGAAGGCAGTAAACTAAGTAGATTCAGACATAAATCAGAGTTTGGAATATGTATATCAAAGGAATACTGGGGCCATGGAATTGGTAAAGTACTACTAGAAGAAGTTTTGATATGGGCAGATACTGTGGGAATTAAAAAAATTTCATTAACTGTGGTACAGACAAATACAAAAGCAATTCAATTATATAAAAGATATAGATTTGTAGAAGAAGGATTATTAATAAAGGACCGTATTCATAAAGATGGTGACTATTATAATACAGTTATAATGGGAAGATTATTAGATAAATAG
- a CDS encoding SDR family NAD(P)-dependent oxidoreductase, which yields MGKVLITGGNKGLGHELVRVFYENNYEVFTVVRTVEAAEELKYEFKQKCHPIVVDLRFDDSIEKIKSVLAKITTEIDIVINNAGVPGREYEIENVLAEEIEELLNIHCLGVVRTVQGTIDFLRNSTNPRIINISSRLGSLSKMSLGEFGSRNFSYSYRIAKAAQNMLTICLNNELKSQGICVNAIHPGKLKTTSGSSDADLNPNEAAERIFNWIETLKISDSGSFTQPFVGDWPW from the coding sequence ATGGGGAAAGTTTTAATTACTGGTGGAAATAAAGGATTAGGACATGAATTAGTTAGAGTTTTTTATGAAAATAATTATGAGGTGTTCACAGTTGTAAGGACTGTCGAAGCAGCAGAAGAACTAAAGTATGAGTTTAAGCAAAAGTGCCATCCTATTGTTGTAGACTTACGATTTGATGATTCAATAGAAAAGATAAAATCTGTTTTAGCTAAGATTACAACTGAAATTGATATAGTTATTAATAATGCAGGGGTTCCTGGACGTGAATATGAAATAGAAAATGTACTTGCAGAAGAAATAGAAGAATTATTGAATATACATTGTTTAGGGGTTGTCAGGACGGTTCAAGGAACTATAGACTTTTTAAGAAATTCAACTAATCCTAGAATAATAAATATTTCTTCAAGATTAGGCTCTTTGTCTAAAATGTCATTAGGAGAATTTGGTAGTAGAAATTTTTCATATTCATATCGCATTGCTAAGGCAGCTCAAAATATGCTTACTATATGTTTAAATAATGAGCTAAAATCTCAAGGAATTTGTGTTAACGCAATTCATCCTGGAAAATTAAAGACCACTTCTGGTTCTTCAGATGCTGACTTGAATCCAAATGAGGCAGCAGAAAGAATATTCAATTGGATAGAGACTTTAAAAATAAGTGACTCAGGATCTTTTACACAACCTTTTGTAGGAGATTGGCCATGGTAA